One window of the Ureibacillus sp. FSL W7-1570 genome contains the following:
- a CDS encoding NFACT RNA binding domain-containing protein, translating into MAFDGLFTVAMINELKGLETGRISKVHQPNALEVVLHIRAKGKNEKLLFSIHPSYARVHITKESIDNPQEPPMFCMLLRKHIEGGIITRIENEGFERVITFHIESKNEIGDPVNRKLIIEIMGRHSNLVLVDGETNKIIDGLKHLPPSVNSFRTVLPGFEYVHPPVQHKVNPQTISDEEIKQFFSTEKTSQEVVSHFAGFSPFHAKELLYRMKSGDAINVFRSFINEVTGSANPTYLEADGKPYFSPTTITHLTGKITHYEDLSPLLDRVFFARAERDRVKQQAGDLERFIHNEINKLNTKLEKLHNDLEQASKLDQYQLFGELLMANLYQFEKGMKEVTVINYYNNDEITIPLDERKTPVENAQGYYTKYNKAKNALIRVKEQIDKTKEEIDYFEMLLNQVNQASPADIEEIREELAEEGYLKKRNKKQKNKPVKPAPEKFISSTGIPISVGKNNKQNDYLTFKLAKKSDIWLHTKDIPGSHVVIHSNQPDETTLKEAAILSAYFSKARNSSSVPVDYTQIRHVKKPSGAKPGFVIYFEQKTLYVTPDEEVVLKLKQKE; encoded by the coding sequence ATGGCATTTGATGGATTATTTACAGTAGCGATGATCAATGAACTGAAGGGACTTGAAACCGGCCGGATTTCAAAAGTTCATCAACCGAATGCATTGGAAGTGGTGCTCCATATCCGGGCAAAAGGGAAAAATGAGAAATTATTATTTTCCATTCACCCATCATATGCCCGTGTTCACATAACAAAAGAATCGATTGATAATCCACAAGAACCGCCAATGTTTTGCATGCTCCTCAGAAAACATATCGAAGGCGGCATTATTACACGAATTGAAAATGAAGGTTTTGAACGGGTGATCACGTTTCACATAGAAAGCAAAAATGAAATCGGCGATCCGGTCAACCGGAAATTGATCATTGAAATCATGGGAAGGCACAGCAATTTGGTCTTAGTCGATGGCGAAACCAATAAAATCATCGATGGATTAAAACACTTGCCGCCTTCCGTCAACAGTTTCCGTACGGTGCTTCCCGGATTTGAATACGTCCATCCGCCGGTACAGCACAAAGTGAATCCGCAAACCATTTCAGATGAAGAGATTAAGCAGTTTTTCTCAACGGAAAAAACATCGCAAGAAGTGGTGTCCCATTTTGCCGGGTTCTCCCCTTTTCATGCGAAAGAATTGTTGTATCGAATGAAGAGCGGGGATGCAATCAATGTGTTCCGCTCCTTTATCAATGAAGTGACGGGAAGCGCGAATCCAACTTATTTGGAAGCTGATGGAAAACCTTATTTTTCGCCGACAACCATCACGCATTTGACGGGTAAAATCACCCATTATGAAGATTTGAGCCCCCTTCTGGACCGGGTATTTTTCGCACGGGCAGAGAGGGATCGGGTGAAACAGCAAGCGGGTGACTTGGAACGCTTCATCCACAACGAAATCAATAAACTGAACACAAAACTGGAAAAATTACATAACGATCTGGAACAGGCATCGAAACTGGATCAATATCAATTGTTCGGGGAACTCTTAATGGCCAATTTATATCAATTTGAAAAGGGCATGAAAGAAGTGACCGTCATCAATTATTACAATAATGATGAAATCACCATTCCGCTGGATGAAAGAAAAACGCCTGTGGAGAATGCACAGGGCTACTATACGAAATACAATAAAGCAAAAAATGCCCTTATCCGGGTAAAGGAACAAATTGATAAAACGAAAGAGGAAATCGATTACTTTGAGATGCTGTTGAACCAAGTCAACCAGGCAAGTCCGGCGGATATCGAAGAAATACGGGAAGAACTTGCCGAAGAGGGTTATTTGAAAAAGCGGAATAAAAAGCAAAAAAATAAACCGGTGAAACCCGCTCCCGAAAAGTTCATTTCATCCACAGGCATTCCGATTTCCGTCGGCAAAAACAATAAACAAAACGATTATTTGACCTTCAAGCTTGCAAAGAAATCCGATATTTGGCTTCATACGAAAGACATTCCCGGCTCCCACGTCGTCATTCATTCAAATCAGCCGGATGAAACAACTTTGAAAGAAGCGGCCATTTTAAGCGCCTATTTTAGCAAAGCACGAAATTCCTCTTCCGTCCCGGTGGACTATACCCAAATCCGCCATGTAAAAAAACCGAGTGGTGCAAAACCCGGCTTTGTCATTTATTTTGAACAAAAAACCCTCTACGTCACACCGGACGAAGAAGTCGTATTAAAGCTGAAGCAAAAAGAATAG
- the pyrE gene encoding orotate phosphoribosyltransferase: protein MAIEKDIAQIMLKVGAVELNPTDLFTWASGIKSPIYCDTRLTISYPEARKQIANGLAEKIKEHFPETEVVAGTATAGIPHAAWVSDLLQLPMVYVRSKPKDHGRGNQIEGKIEPGQKVVVVEDIISTGGSSLTAVEALREAGCEVVGVVCVYTYNLPKAEETFEKAGVKYVSLTNFDYLIEAAKETGAIKSEDIPFLKNWHEDLKAGRLK from the coding sequence ATGGCAATCGAAAAAGATATCGCTCAAATTATGTTAAAAGTCGGGGCTGTCGAATTGAACCCGACGGATTTATTCACATGGGCAAGCGGAATCAAATCCCCGATTTATTGTGATACACGTCTGACAATTTCATATCCGGAAGCAAGAAAACAAATTGCGAACGGATTGGCAGAGAAAATCAAAGAACATTTCCCTGAAACGGAAGTGGTTGCAGGAACTGCCACAGCCGGCATCCCCCATGCGGCATGGGTGAGCGACCTGTTGCAGCTGCCGATGGTGTACGTGCGTTCCAAACCGAAAGATCATGGCCGCGGCAATCAAATCGAAGGAAAAATTGAGCCGGGGCAAAAAGTGGTTGTGGTGGAAGATATCATTTCCACTGGCGGTTCATCCTTGACTGCGGTTGAAGCGCTGAGAGAAGCAGGCTGCGAAGTGGTTGGGGTTGTATGTGTTTATACATACAATTTGCCAAAAGCGGAAGAGACATTTGAAAAAGCCGGTGTGAAATATGTAAGCCTAACAAACTTCGATTATTTGATTGAAGCCGCAAAGGAAACCGGCGCCATCAAATCGGAAGATATCCCGTTCCTAAAAAATTGGCATGAAGATTTGAAAGCGGGCAGATTAAAATAA
- a CDS encoding dihydroorotase: MVTFIENIKMLNEQGELVETTITIDKGKIAAIGEEKPSDAEVIDGKGNFVAPGFVDVHVHLREPGFEHKETIATGTRSAARGGFTTICAMPNTKPVPDSVENLEYVKGLIKKSAVVRVLPYGSLTVAEAGEKRTNIAELKAHGAVAFSDDGVGVQLASTMYEQMQDAAKIDAVVVAHCEDNSLIYGGVMHEGKRNKELGLPGIPSVCESVQIARDVLLAEAAGARYHVCHVSTKESVRTVRDAKKAGIRVTAEVCPHHLLLEDMDIPSDDANWKMNPPLRSSEDKKALIEGLLDGTIDCIATDHAPHTQEEKCCGMVGAPFGIVGFETAFPLLYTKFVEPGIFTLKQLVDWMTKKPAEIFNLPYGQIEVGASADLTIIDLNKEKTIDANEFHSKGRNTPFNGWKAKGWPVMTIFEGNVVYKEEE, from the coding sequence GTGGTAACATTCATTGAAAATATCAAAATGTTAAATGAACAGGGAGAACTCGTTGAAACAACGATCACAATCGACAAAGGAAAAATTGCCGCCATCGGTGAAGAAAAACCGTCCGATGCTGAAGTGATCGATGGAAAAGGCAATTTTGTGGCTCCGGGATTTGTCGATGTGCATGTTCATTTGCGGGAACCAGGATTTGAACATAAAGAAACGATTGCAACAGGTACTCGTTCCGCGGCAAGGGGTGGATTTACAACGATCTGTGCGATGCCAAACACTAAACCTGTTCCGGACTCTGTTGAAAACCTTGAATATGTTAAAGGTTTGATTAAAAAAAGTGCTGTCGTTCGTGTCCTGCCTTATGGCTCCCTTACAGTTGCCGAAGCTGGTGAAAAGCGCACGAATATCGCCGAATTGAAAGCCCATGGTGCAGTCGCATTTTCAGATGATGGTGTCGGTGTTCAACTTGCATCGACAATGTACGAGCAAATGCAAGATGCAGCGAAAATCGATGCGGTGGTTGTCGCCCACTGCGAAGACAATTCATTGATCTATGGCGGCGTGATGCACGAAGGAAAACGCAATAAAGAATTGGGACTCCCAGGCATTCCGAGCGTTTGCGAATCGGTGCAAATTGCGCGGGACGTTTTGCTGGCAGAGGCGGCAGGCGCAAGATATCACGTTTGCCACGTTTCCACGAAAGAATCCGTCCGTACGGTAAGAGATGCGAAAAAAGCGGGAATCCGCGTGACTGCGGAAGTTTGTCCACATCACTTGCTTTTGGAAGATATGGATATTCCGAGCGATGATGCAAACTGGAAAATGAATCCGCCATTGCGTTCTTCCGAGGACAAAAAGGCGCTTATCGAAGGATTGCTCGATGGCACAATCGATTGTATTGCCACGGATCATGCGCCGCATACCCAAGAAGAGAAATGCTGCGGCATGGTTGGGGCACCTTTTGGAATTGTAGGCTTTGAAACAGCTTTTCCATTGCTATATACAAAATTTGTGGAACCGGGCATCTTCACACTGAAACAATTGGTGGATTGGATGACGAAAAAACCGGCGGAAATTTTCAATCTGCCATATGGACAAATAGAGGTAGGAGCTTCCGCCGACTTGACAATCATCGATTTAAATAAAGAAAAGACAATTGATGCGAATGAATTCCATTCAAAAGGCCGCAATACGCCATTCAATGGCTGGAAGGCAAAAGGCTGGCCGGTAATGACAATTTTTGAAGGTAATGTGGTTTATAAGGAGGAAGAATGA
- a CDS encoding dihydroorotate dehydrogenase electron transfer subunit, translating to MIQQERMTVVRQREIAKNIFEMTLQGQIVQEMTPGQFVHIRVSNLLDPLLRRPISIANIDKNANEFTIIYRAQGKGTNVLSQKQIGDEVDVLGPLGNGFPVEAAQQGETALLVGGGIGVPPLYELAKQLNARGVRTIHVFGFQTEEVAFYEEEFTKLGETHYVTDDGSKGFKGFVTDLLNELKPDFDVFYSCGPLPMLRALSSMYEDKKGYISLEERMGCGIGACFACVCKTQEGQEKDYVKICSDGPVFEKGVVKI from the coding sequence ATGATTCAACAGGAACGGATGACCGTCGTTCGCCAAAGGGAGATTGCGAAAAATATTTTCGAAATGACGCTGCAAGGACAAATTGTTCAGGAGATGACTCCTGGACAATTTGTTCATATACGAGTTTCAAATTTGCTGGATCCTCTGCTCAGACGGCCAATCAGCATCGCAAATATTGATAAAAACGCCAATGAGTTTACAATCATCTATCGCGCACAAGGCAAAGGGACGAATGTGTTATCCCAAAAGCAAATAGGCGATGAAGTGGATGTATTGGGTCCGCTAGGCAACGGTTTTCCGGTAGAAGCGGCCCAGCAAGGTGAAACAGCTTTGCTTGTCGGCGGAGGGATCGGGGTTCCTCCATTGTACGAACTCGCCAAACAGCTAAATGCCCGTGGCGTCCGCACCATCCACGTATTTGGTTTCCAAACGGAAGAGGTTGCCTTTTATGAAGAGGAATTTACCAAATTAGGTGAAACCCATTACGTGACGGACGATGGCTCAAAAGGATTTAAAGGATTTGTAACGGATTTGTTGAATGAACTGAAACCGGATTTTGATGTCTTCTATTCCTGTGGACCGCTTCCAATGTTACGGGCGCTTTCCTCCATGTATGAAGACAAAAAAGGTTATATTTCTTTGGAGGAACGGATGGGTTGCGGCATTGGCGCTTGTTTTGCTTGCGTTTGCAAAACGCAGGAGGGACAGGAAAAAGATTACGTGAAGATTTGTTCGGATGGTCCCGTTTTTGAGAAAGGAGTTGTGAAAATATGA
- the carB gene encoding carbamoyl-phosphate synthase large subunit: protein MPKRKDIESILVIGSGPIVIGQAAEFDYAGTQACLALKEEGYKVILINSNPATIMTDTQIADKVYIEPITLEFVSRILRKERPDAILPTLGGQTGLNMAIELQKSGILDELGIEILGTKLEAIHKAEDREMFRQLMYELGAPVPESDIVHSVEEAKAFVEKIGYPVIVRPAFTLGGTGGGICNNEQELEEIVSSGLKYSPVKQCLLEKSIAGYKEIEFEVMRDSKNNAIVVCSMENVDPVGIHTGDSIVVAPVQTLTDREYQMLRDISLDIIRALKIEGGCNVQLALDPNSFNYYVIEVNPRVSRSSALASKATGYPIAKIAAKIAVGLTLDEIKNPVTGTTYADFEPAIDYVVAKIPRWPFDKFESAKRNLGTQMKATGEVMALGRTFEEAILKAVRSLETGHIHIDLKHAEEHDDHWVEKRIRKAGDERLFFIAEAMRRGVTPEQIHEWSKIDLFFLYKLKNIIDLESELKENKLDLDILRKAKRMGFADKKIAELWNMDAREVYELRKENGIVPVYKMVDTCAAEFESATPYYYGTYEEENESIVTEKPSVIVLGSGPIRIGQGIEFDYATVHSVWAIQEAGYEAIIINSNPETVSTDFSISDKLYFEPLTIEDVMNIIDLEKPVGVVVQFGGQTAINLADKLAAHGVKILGTSLEDIDRAENRDLFEQALKELEIPQPEGDTAVSLDEALAIAKRIGFPVLVRPSYVLGGRAMEIVYNEDELKHYMENAVEASPDHPVLIDRYLTGKEVEVDAISDGENVIIPGIMEHIERAGVHSGDSISVYPPQSLTKEQIDTIVDYTTRLARGLNIVGLMNIQYVISGGNVYVIEVNPRASRTVPFLSKITNIPMANVATKVILGQSIVDQGYQPGLVEERKGVYVKVPVFSFAKLRRVDITLGPEMKSTGEVMGKDETLEKALYKGLVASGMKIQPYGTVLFTVADKDKEEAVSIAKRFQAVGYRIMATEGTAKKFEEAGILTEVVEKIGSKGKTLVDVIQNGEAQVVINTLTKGKQPARDGFRIRREAVENGIPCLTSLDTANALIKVIESMTFAIQEMPKSEVYS, encoded by the coding sequence ATGCCTAAGCGTAAAGATATCGAAAGCATTTTGGTGATCGGTTCAGGTCCGATTGTGATTGGACAAGCGGCGGAATTTGATTATGCCGGTACACAAGCATGTCTTGCCTTAAAAGAGGAAGGATATAAAGTTATTCTTATAAACTCAAACCCTGCAACTATCATGACAGATACACAAATTGCAGACAAAGTTTACATCGAACCGATTACATTGGAATTCGTTTCACGGATTTTACGAAAAGAACGGCCTGACGCCATCTTGCCAACTCTTGGAGGTCAAACAGGCTTAAACATGGCCATTGAACTTCAAAAATCCGGCATTTTGGATGAATTGGGAATTGAAATTTTGGGAACAAAATTGGAAGCCATCCATAAAGCGGAAGACCGTGAAATGTTCCGCCAATTAATGTATGAATTGGGTGCTCCTGTTCCGGAATCCGACATTGTGCACAGCGTGGAAGAAGCGAAAGCCTTTGTTGAAAAAATCGGTTATCCGGTGATTGTTCGTCCAGCCTTTACTTTAGGTGGTACCGGCGGCGGAATTTGTAATAATGAACAAGAGCTGGAAGAAATCGTGTCAAGCGGTTTGAAATACAGCCCTGTAAAACAATGTCTTCTTGAAAAATCCATTGCCGGCTACAAAGAAATCGAATTTGAGGTAATGCGCGACTCCAAAAATAATGCGATTGTTGTATGTAGCATGGAAAACGTGGACCCGGTCGGCATCCATACAGGGGATTCCATCGTCGTTGCGCCTGTCCAAACATTAACGGATCGGGAATATCAAATGCTCCGCGACATTTCATTGGATATTATCCGCGCATTGAAAATCGAAGGCGGCTGTAACGTTCAATTAGCCCTTGATCCAAACAGTTTCAACTATTATGTCATTGAAGTGAATCCGCGGGTTTCCCGTTCATCTGCCTTGGCGTCAAAAGCGACAGGATATCCGATTGCGAAAATTGCTGCAAAAATTGCGGTCGGTTTAACGCTGGACGAAATTAAAAACCCGGTTACAGGCACTACATATGCAGACTTTGAACCTGCCATCGACTATGTAGTGGCAAAAATTCCACGTTGGCCATTCGATAAATTCGAATCAGCCAAACGGAATTTGGGCACTCAAATGAAAGCCACTGGGGAAGTGATGGCTTTAGGACGCACTTTCGAAGAGGCGATCTTGAAAGCGGTGCGCTCCCTTGAAACCGGCCATATTCATATCGATTTGAAACATGCTGAAGAACATGACGACCACTGGGTGGAAAAACGCATCAGAAAAGCAGGGGACGAACGATTATTCTTCATTGCGGAAGCCATGCGCAGAGGCGTTACGCCTGAACAAATCCACGAATGGTCAAAAATTGATCTATTCTTCTTGTACAAATTAAAAAATATCATCGATTTGGAATCTGAATTGAAAGAAAATAAATTGGATTTAGACATTTTAAGAAAAGCGAAACGCATGGGCTTTGCAGACAAAAAAATCGCTGAACTTTGGAATATGGACGCAAGAGAAGTTTATGAATTGCGCAAAGAAAACGGAATTGTTCCTGTTTACAAAATGGTCGACACTTGTGCGGCAGAGTTCGAATCCGCAACCCCTTATTATTACGGCACTTATGAAGAAGAAAACGAATCGATTGTGACTGAAAAACCATCCGTCATCGTGCTTGGATCAGGTCCGATCCGGATCGGACAAGGGATCGAGTTCGACTATGCAACGGTGCACTCCGTATGGGCGATTCAGGAAGCGGGGTATGAAGCGATCATTATCAACTCCAACCCTGAAACGGTTTCAACGGACTTCTCAATTTCGGACAAACTTTACTTCGAGCCGTTAACAATCGAAGACGTGATGAACATCATCGATTTAGAAAAACCGGTTGGCGTAGTCGTTCAATTCGGTGGACAAACAGCCATCAACTTGGCTGACAAATTAGCGGCACACGGTGTGAAAATTTTAGGTACATCTTTGGAAGATATCGACCGTGCAGAAAACCGCGATTTATTTGAACAAGCATTAAAAGAATTGGAAATCCCTCAACCGGAAGGGGACACTGCGGTATCATTGGATGAAGCATTGGCCATTGCGAAAAGAATCGGCTTCCCGGTATTGGTTCGTCCTTCTTACGTACTTGGCGGCCGTGCAATGGAAATCGTTTATAACGAAGACGAATTGAAACATTATATGGAAAATGCGGTGGAAGCTTCACCAGATCATCCGGTGTTGATTGACCGCTACTTGACAGGTAAAGAAGTGGAAGTCGATGCGATTTCAGACGGAGAAAATGTGATCATTCCTGGAATCATGGAACATATTGAACGTGCAGGGGTGCACTCCGGCGACTCCATCTCCGTTTATCCGCCTCAAAGTTTGACAAAAGAACAAATCGACACGATTGTCGATTACACAACGCGTTTGGCAAGAGGATTAAATATTGTTGGATTAATGAACATCCAATATGTCATTTCCGGCGGCAATGTATATGTCATTGAGGTCAACCCTCGTGCATCCAGAACAGTGCCATTCTTAAGTAAAATCACAAACATTCCGATGGCAAACGTCGCAACAAAAGTGATATTAGGTCAATCCATTGTGGATCAAGGATATCAACCAGGCCTTGTGGAAGAGAGAAAAGGCGTCTATGTCAAAGTGCCGGTATTCAGCTTTGCAAAACTTCGCCGTGTAGACATTACCCTTGGCCCTGAAATGAAATCCACTGGGGAAGTAATGGGTAAAGATGAAACATTGGAAAAAGCATTGTACAAAGGCTTGGTTGCTTCCGGCATGAAAATTCAACCATACGGAACAGTGCTCTTTACGGTGGCAGATAAAGATAAGGAAGAAGCGGTGAGCATTGCGAAACGTTTCCAAGCTGTCGGTTACCGCATCATGGCGACAGAAGGAACAGCGAAAAAATTTGAAGAAGCCGGCATCCTCACTGAAGTCGTTGAAAAAATTGGCAGCAAAGGAAAAACGTTGGTGGATGTAATCCAAAACGGAGAAGCGCAAGTGGTCATCAATACATTAACAAAAGGAAAACAACCTGCCCGTGACGGTTTCCGCATTCGTCGGGAAGCGGTAGAAAACGGAATCCCTTGCTTAACGTCTTTGGATACGGCAAATGCGTTAATTAAAGTCATTGAATCCATGACCTTTGCTATTCAAGAAATGCCGAAATCGGAGGTATATTCATGA
- a CDS encoding carbamoyl phosphate synthase small subunit encodes MKKRLLILEDGTVFEGEAFGSERASQGEVVFTTGMTGYQETLTDPSFYGQIVTFTYPLIGNYGINSDDFEAIAPVIRGVVVRELTKIPSNFRCEITLDEYLKNQDIPGIEGIDTRKLTRIIRSKGAVRAMLTAADEEVNVEEIVRQLNETPYLKNHVKEVSPKMPFPSPGRGKRVVLMDFGMKKGILRELNNRHCDVLVVPYNTPAEKILSFRPEGILLSNGPGNPADVTEGIETIKQLIGKVPMFGICLGHQLIALACGAKSYKLPFGHRGANHPVKNLQTGIVEITSQNHGYVIDENSLEGTDLEITHVSLNDGTIEGLKHKKYPVFSVQFHPEASPGPEDSNYLFDEFIKLMEQAGEEKQHA; translated from the coding sequence ATGAAAAAGCGTCTCTTAATTTTGGAAGATGGGACAGTATTTGAGGGAGAAGCGTTCGGAAGCGAACGTGCAAGCCAAGGGGAAGTTGTATTTACAACAGGGATGACTGGCTATCAGGAAACGCTTACGGACCCTTCCTTTTACGGTCAAATCGTTACGTTCACTTATCCGCTGATCGGCAATTATGGAATCAACAGCGATGATTTTGAAGCCATCGCTCCCGTGATTCGCGGAGTGGTTGTCAGAGAATTGACGAAAATCCCTTCCAATTTCCGCTGTGAAATCACATTGGATGAATATTTAAAAAATCAAGATATTCCAGGAATTGAAGGAATCGATACACGGAAACTGACTCGGATTATCCGTTCAAAAGGTGCGGTACGTGCCATGTTGACGGCAGCGGACGAGGAAGTAAACGTGGAAGAAATCGTGAGACAATTAAATGAAACGCCATATTTGAAAAACCATGTGAAGGAAGTTTCTCCAAAAATGCCATTCCCAAGCCCTGGCAGAGGAAAACGCGTGGTACTCATGGACTTCGGGATGAAAAAGGGCATTTTGCGGGAATTGAATAACCGCCATTGCGATGTGCTCGTCGTTCCATATAACACACCAGCGGAGAAAATTTTAAGCTTCCGTCCTGAAGGGATTTTGCTGTCCAATGGACCGGGGAATCCTGCAGATGTGACTGAAGGCATCGAAACAATCAAACAACTGATCGGAAAAGTTCCGATGTTCGGCATTTGCTTGGGACATCAATTGATTGCGCTGGCTTGCGGTGCGAAAAGCTATAAATTGCCGTTCGGACATCGCGGTGCAAACCATCCGGTAAAAAATCTTCAAACTGGAATCGTCGAAATCACTTCACAAAACCACGGTTATGTAATCGATGAAAATTCATTGGAAGGTACGGATTTGGAAATCACTCATGTGTCATTGAATGATGGAACTATCGAAGGATTGAAACATAAAAAATATCCGGTATTTTCTGTGCAATTCCATCCGGAAGCATCTCCGGGTCCGGAAGATTCAAACTACCTATTCGATGAGTTTATTAAATTAATGGAACAAGCAGGGGAGGAAAAACAACATGCCTAA
- a CDS encoding dihydroorotate dehydrogenase — MNRLDIQLPGLDLKNPIMPASGCFGFGREFAGLYDLSKLGAIMIKATTVEPRLGNPTPRVAETPAGMLNAIGLQNPGLEKVMAEELPWLERFDVPIIANVAGSTTEDYVEVARRISTAPNVKALELNISCPNVKQGGITFGTDPVIARELVEQVKAVSQVPVYVKLSPNVTNIVEMAQAVEIGGADGITMINTLVGMRLDEKTGKPLIANVTGGLSGPAVKPIAIRMVYEVYKAVDIPIIGMGGVTNVQDVIDFMSAGASAVAVGTMNFVDPFICPKLIDELPAKLDELGVKHIKEIIGRSHR; from the coding sequence ATGAATCGATTGGATATCCAACTCCCAGGATTAGATTTGAAAAATCCGATAATGCCTGCTTCGGGCTGCTTTGGATTCGGCCGTGAATTTGCCGGGTTGTATGATCTTTCCAAGTTGGGCGCCATCATGATTAAAGCGACGACCGTAGAACCGCGCCTTGGAAATCCGACTCCGCGTGTAGCTGAGACTCCTGCAGGGATGTTGAATGCGATCGGGTTGCAAAATCCGGGTCTTGAAAAAGTCATGGCTGAAGAATTGCCTTGGCTCGAGCGATTCGATGTACCGATTATCGCCAATGTGGCAGGGTCAACGACGGAAGATTATGTGGAAGTGGCCCGCCGCATTTCGACTGCACCTAATGTAAAGGCATTGGAATTGAATATTTCTTGCCCGAATGTCAAACAAGGAGGTATTACGTTCGGAACGGATCCGGTGATTGCCCGGGAGCTGGTTGAACAAGTGAAGGCCGTTTCTCAAGTGCCGGTATATGTGAAGTTATCCCCGAATGTAACCAATATCGTTGAAATGGCCCAAGCGGTTGAAATCGGCGGTGCGGATGGCATTACGATGATCAATACATTAGTGGGCATGAGACTTGATGAAAAAACGGGCAAGCCTTTGATTGCCAATGTGACTGGGGGACTTTCCGGTCCAGCGGTCAAACCGATAGCCATTCGAATGGTTTATGAAGTGTATAAAGCGGTGGATATTCCGATCATCGGCATGGGTGGTGTTACAAACGTCCAAGATGTGATCGATTTCATGTCTGCCGGTGCTTCCGCTGTGGCGGTAGGAACAATGAACTTTGTCGATCCATTCATCTGTCCAAAATTAATTGATGAACTTCCGGCGAAATTGGATGAACTTGGAGTGAAACACATTAAAGAAATTATCGGAAGGAGTCACCGCTGA
- the pyrF gene encoding orotidine-5'-phosphate decarboxylase, with amino-acid sequence MMNKPIIALDFPSEQEVFQFLHHFNEKLFVKVGMELFYQEGPDIVKKIKDLGHDIFLDLKLHDIPNTVKSAMKGLARLGVDLVNVHAAGGKKMMEAALEGLEAGSDVKRPLLIAVTQLTSTTEEQMQKEQKIPLTLMESVLHYAQLTKEAGLDGVVCSVHEAKQIAERCGEAFLRVTPGIRLLGGDAHDQKRVATPDYARQNGSSYIVVGRAVTKAENVVEAYKEVCRLWEGN; translated from the coding sequence CTGATGAATAAACCGATTATTGCTTTAGATTTTCCAAGTGAACAAGAGGTTTTCCAATTTTTGCATCATTTCAATGAAAAATTGTTCGTGAAAGTGGGAATGGAGCTGTTTTATCAAGAAGGTCCCGATATCGTCAAAAAAATTAAGGATTTGGGACATGACATCTTTCTTGATTTAAAACTGCATGATATTCCAAATACGGTGAAATCCGCCATGAAAGGTCTTGCCCGATTAGGGGTGGATTTGGTCAATGTCCATGCTGCTGGCGGCAAAAAAATGATGGAAGCGGCCCTTGAAGGATTGGAGGCAGGCAGTGACGTGAAAAGACCGTTGCTGATTGCGGTCACTCAATTAACTTCGACAACGGAAGAGCAAATGCAGAAGGAGCAAAAAATTCCTTTAACTTTGATGGAATCGGTGTTGCATTATGCACAACTTACAAAAGAAGCAGGTTTGGATGGCGTCGTTTGTTCGGTTCATGAGGCAAAGCAGATTGCGGAACGTTGCGGGGAAGCATTCCTTCGGGTGACGCCGGGGATTAGACTTTTAGGCGGAGATGCCCACGACCAAAAACGGGTGGCTACACCTGATTATGCGCGGCAAAACGGTTCGTCCTACATTGTGGTTGGACGGGCAGTGACGAAAGCGGAGAATGTAGTGGAAGCATATAAAGAAGTATGTCGACTTTGGGAGGGAAATTAA